AAAGGATCAGAAAGATGTCGTGTGCTGTCGCCAGGTACTGTCCCAGTAATCGTTGGCTGGCTTCAGTTCCAATAGCAGGAAGATTGTCCCGATTCTTGAGCATCCATCCCCACAATCCCAAGCCAATTAGGCTTAAAGGGATGGTGATGCCACAAATCCATTTCAGAGGTTTAAGGCTGGGGGCATCTGTGGACTTCAAAGATGTCTTGCTCATCGAATGCTGAGTGCTGGCAGGGACTTCACTAGGTCGTCAATAGCTTTGATCTGGATTAAAAAAGGCTTCAGCTGGGACAGTGGCAGAGCGCTCGGTCCATCGCATCGGGCCTGAGCTGGATTCGGATGTACTTCAAGAAATAATCCAGCAAGACCTATGGCCATCGCAGCCCTGGCCAGTTCCACTACTTGGCTGCGTCGACCGCTGGACGTTGCTCCTCCCGGTTCTCGACACTGCAGAGAGTGGGTGACGTCGAAAATCAGTGGCAGCTGATCGCAACTTCGGTTCATCACCCCGAAGCCCAGCATGTCCACCACAAGATTGTCGTAACCGAAATTGCTGCCGCGTTCGCAGATCAGCAGCTTCTCATTGCCGCATTCACGGAATTTCTCCACCACGTTGCCCATCTGGGATGGGCTCAAGAACTGGGGCTTTTTGATATTGATCACTGAGCCGGTGCGGGCCATTGCCCTGACCAGATCTGTCTGACGGGCCAAGAAAGCTGGAAGCTGAATGATGTCGCATACCTCTGCCGCAGGGGCTGCCTGCTCCGGGGTATGAACGTCCGTGATCACAGGGATTCCGTGAGTCTCTTTGACTGCCTGGAGGATCTTGAGACCCTCCTTTAAGCCAGGCCCCCGGTAGGAGTGGATGGATGACCGGTTGGCTTTGTCGAAGGAGGCCTTGAACACCAGAGGGATCTCCAGTTGTCGGCAGATGGCTGCGAACTCACCTGCGACGTCCAAGGTGAAATCCTTGGACTCCAGCACGTTGATGCCACCGATCAATACAAAGGGAGCATCGTTGGCAAAGGTGATTGATCCGAGGGCAACCTGCCTTGCAGGCATGGAGTCTGAGCTGAAGGTGAAAGCTTAGGTCTCATCCCTGGCCCCGCCGTAACCTATGCCCAAGCGATGGAAATCATTGGTGGCGCTGTGTCCAGTTCTGCTCTTGATTGGCAACGACCCGCAACACCAGACTATTACCAACGTCTTCAATGTTTTGATCAAAAGTTGTGCTCAGCAAAGTTCTCCCCTAACAGCGATCACCTCAATGGATGCTCCGCAGCTGAAGACCCCGAAACGACTCGGGCCGCTGATTTTGATCAAGGTGGGTCACACAATCGCCACCTACATTGTTGAAAACAGCTGTTCACAAACCGATTCAGATGAGCAGCAGAAGCAGGTAGGGCGAATGACTTTCCTATAGACAGACCATGACACGCGTTTCTGCGTCAGCTCTCCCGGGTATCCCCCCTGATCTCATTCCTTCTCTGGTGGCGCAGGTGAAAGGAAAGGCTCGTCTTGCTCTTGTCGGCGGCGCGGTGCGTGATGCCCTGCTCCATGACATGCATCAGGCTCCTGGCCAAACGCTGCCTGATCTCGATCTTGTCTACGAGGGGTCTTGTTCCCAGCTTGCTTCTGGTCTTCAGGAGACTCTTGGTCTGGTTCGTGTAACTGATCTGCGTCTGCATGATCAGTTCGGTACCGCTGAACTGGTTCTGGATGGTGTTCTGCTGGATCTAGCAGCTGCTCGCACTGAGATCTATCCCGCTCCAGGACAAAACCCCCTGGTGCATAACAGTTTTTTAGAAAAGGATCTGGCTCGTCG
Above is a window of Synechococcus sp. BIOS-U3-1 DNA encoding:
- the kdsA gene encoding 3-deoxy-8-phosphooctulonate synthase; its protein translation is MPARQVALGSITFANDAPFVLIGGINVLESKDFTLDVAGEFAAICRQLEIPLVFKASFDKANRSSIHSYRGPGLKEGLKILQAVKETHGIPVITDVHTPEQAAPAAEVCDIIQLPAFLARQTDLVRAMARTGSVINIKKPQFLSPSQMGNVVEKFRECGNEKLLICERGSNFGYDNLVVDMLGFGVMNRSCDQLPLIFDVTHSLQCREPGGATSSGRRSQVVELARAAMAIGLAGLFLEVHPNPAQARCDGPSALPLSQLKPFLIQIKAIDDLVKSLPALSIR